Proteins encoded in a region of the Zea mays cultivar B73 chromosome 2, Zm-B73-REFERENCE-NAM-5.0, whole genome shotgun sequence genome:
- the LOC109944309 gene encoding photosystem I assembly protein Ycf3-like — MLAQSKGNYVEALQNYYEATRLEIDPYDRSYILYNIGLIHTSNGEHTKALEYYFRALERNPFLPQAFNNMAVICHYVRLSPLRKHREQAILQGDSEIAEAWFDQAAEYWKQAIALTPGNYIEAQNWLKITKRFEFE, encoded by the exons ATGTTGGCTCAATCCAAAGGAAATTATGTGGAAGCTTTGCAGAATTATTATGAAGCTACGCGACTAGAAATTGATCCCTATGATCGAAGTTATATACTATATAACATAGGCCTTATACACACAAGCAATGGAGAGCATACAAAGGCTTTGGAATATTATTTCCGGGCGCTAGAACGAAACCCCTTCTTACCGCAAGCTTTTAATAATATGGCCGTGATCTGTCATTACGTGCGACTATCTCCACTa AGAAAACACC GAGAACAGGCCATTCTACAGGGCGATTCGGAAATTGCGGAAGCTTGGTTTGATCAAGCTGCTGAGTATTGGAAACAAGCTATAGCGCTTACTCCAGGAAATTATATTGAAGCACAGAACTGGTTAAAGATTACGAAGCGCTTTGAATTTGAATAA